A genome region from Anastrepha ludens isolate Willacy chromosome 3, idAnaLude1.1, whole genome shotgun sequence includes the following:
- the LOC128858144 gene encoding E3 ubiquitin-protein ligase trul-1 yields MPCLTCTICAEVYKNSDDVYSTTCGHVFHFACMQQWRSRSTSCPQCREHNPNTHRIYLDFDETANDQKLSEIKLQLDQTEKSRSELQLQLDEVERDFLKIQRTLVETEQQKMCLESTNQFLNAQNDSREQEIRNSNLRALEESELLLVKTSSLEDRLKEVLVELESKTEECFKLSEANSKLRKTLERNEQIYENARKQYEAVERGLKTQITAQTELIERKNNIIGELTDNERQEIESRKKQATTNNEYKSSEILMQKLKLERELEKSFDKTMELEETHLRSKEILNFEIESLKADIERKDNEIKNRKAEHMKLINKLSSMGSNATDILLRRRNEVLSTKLEETRCELEKAIQSSAEKDIVVQKLKQTESLLLTKLDKLAEQGQTKEPVEHKAKSCEKTSGASNECQAKANKGTRVAIRGVSESDIKTPLIDTVLMFTEMMAIPCQNSDIKDIFTLNNKYEMRNNTQSGNINLVVNFSTLNMKIKFLANKNKLKPKGIHVLEYVDDEINELFHYAKLLRSVGFQNIFCKNNKVFAKYNSKSPALKLNSKQEVNDIIQKSSCHKTEKSGNISEESQEKCENKSEEGNKRMEGIQAEECDDAYYRK; encoded by the exons ATGCCGTGTTTAACGTGCACAATTTGTGCAGAAGTCTACAAAAATTCCGACGACGTATACAGCACGACTTGTGGGCATGTTTTCCATTTTGCATGTATGCAACAATGGCGAAGCCG atctACAAGTTGTCCGCAATGTAGAGAACATAACCCAAACACGCATAGAATATATTTAGACTTCGATGAAACTGCAAATGATCAGAAATTAAGTGAGATCAAACTCCAATTAGATCAAACAGAAAAGTCGAGAAGTGAATTGCAGTTACAATTAGATGAAGTTGAAAGAGATTTCCTTAAAATTCAGAGAACTCTTGTTGAAAccgaacaacaaaaaatgtgtctTGAGTCCACAAATCAATTTCTGAATGCTCAAAATGACAGCAGAGAGCAAGAAATTAGGAATTCTAATTTAAGAGCTTTGGAAGAATCGGAACTACTTCTCGTCAAAACAAGTAGCTTAGAGGATAGACTAAAAGAAGTTCTGGTCGAATTAGAATCAAAAACAGAAGAATGCTTTAAATTGAGCGAAGCAAACAGTAAACTAAGAAAAACACTGGAACGTAATGAACAAATATATGAAAACGCCCGTAAGCAATATGAAGCAGTTGAAAGAGGCCTTAAGACACAAATAACTGCACAAACTGAATTaatcgaaagaaaaaataatataattggtGAACTTACCGATAATGAGCGTCAAGAAATTGAATCACGAAAAAAACAGGCTACAACAAATAACGAATATAAATCATCAGAGATTTTGatgcaaaaactaaaattagaaaGGGAACTAGAAAAAAGTTTCGATAAAACTATGGAATTAGAGGAAACCCATTTGAGaagtaaagaaattttaaatttcgaaattgAGAGTTTGAAAGCGGATATTGAACGCAAAgataacgaaataaaaaatagaaaggcAGAACATATGAAACTGATCAATAAGCTTAGTTCAATGGGCTCCAATGCAACGGACATATTACTTCGTCGCCGAAATGAAGTTTTATCTACTAAATTAGAAGAGACGCGTTGTGAACTTGAAAAGGCAATACAAAGTTCTGCAGAAAAAGACATTGTTGTTCAAAAACTGAAACAAACTGAAAGTTTACTACTTACGAAATTAGACAAATTAGCGGAACAAGGACAAACTAAAGAGCCAGTGGAACATAAAGCCAAGTCTTGTGAAAAAACATCAGGTGcctcaaacgaatgccaagcaAAAGCTAATAAGGGCACGAGAGTTGCAATCAGGGGAGTTTCTGAAAGCGATATTAAAACACCACTGATTGATACAGTTTTGATGTTTACTGAAATGATGGCTATTCCTTGTCAAAATTcagatattaaagatatattCACATTAAACAACAAATATGAAATGAGAAACAACACACAAAGCGGAAATATTAATTTAGTTGTAAATTTTTCAACccttaatatgaaaataaagtttttagccaacaaaaacaagttgaaGCCGAAAGGCATCCATGTTTTAGAGTATGTGGACGATGAAATAAACGAGCTTTTCCACTACGCGAAGCTTTTAAGATCCGTTGGTTTCcagaatattttttgtaaaaataacaaagtaTTTGCAAAATACAATTCGAAGTCACCAGCACTAAAATTAAACAGTAAACAAGAAGTTAACGATATTATACAAAAATCCAGTTGccataaaactgaaaaaagtggAAATATTTCGGAAGAATCTCAAGAAAAGTGTGAAAACAAATCCGAGGAAGGAAATAAGCGAATGGAAGGAATCCAAGCAGAAGAATGTGATGACGCATACTAtcgtaaataa
- the LOC128858146 gene encoding protein ultraspiracle, which translates to MDSEQEPSFRMGPLSPQEIKPDISILNESNTRGFSPKSASPVSFGAIGMQTMNMANSAAVAAAVSGHNTNQMQPGPQQQQYPPNHPLSGSKHLCSICGDRASGKHYGVYSCEGCKGFFKRTVRKDLTYACREDRNCIIDKRQRNRCQYCRYQKCLACGMKREAVQEERQRGTRSQNVRTGDDFNPTSSVRDLTIDRIIEAEQKSEQLSGDNAIPFLRVGPNSMVQPDYKGAVSHLCQMVNKQLYQMVEYARKMPHFAELQRDDQVNLLKAGWNELLIANVAWCSIDSLDADYATSGGHDTSFGRRSPIRQPQQLFLNHNFSYHRNSAIKAGVATIFDRILSELSVKMKRLNIDRSELSCLKAIILFNPDIRGLKGRNDVEVCREQVYACLDEHCRTEHPNDDSRFAQLLLRLPALRSISLKCLDHLFFFRIMGDKPLDQLFYEQLDAQIC; encoded by the coding sequence atgGATAGTGAGCAAGAGCCGAGTTTTCGAATGGGGCCATTGTCGCCACAGGAAATTAAACCAGACAtatcaattttaaatgaaagcAATACCAGGGGATTTTCTCCCAAATCGGCAAGTCCGGTTTCCTTTGGTGCGATCGGAATGCAAACGATGAATATGGCAAACTCGGCAGCAGTTGCAGCAGCCGTTTCAGGTCATAATACGAACCAGATGCAACCGGGTCCACAACAGCAGCAGTACCCACCAAATCACCCTTTAAGTGGATCAAAGCATTTGTGTTCCATATGTGGCGACAGAGCGAGTGGCAAGCACTATGGTGTTTACAGCTGTGAGGGATGCAAAGGCTTCTTTAAACGCACCGTTCGAAAGGATTTAACTTATGCTTGCCGTGAAGATAGAAACTGCATTATCGATAAAAGACAACGCAATCGTTGCCAATATTGTCGGTACCAGAAATGCCTTGCCTGTGGAATGAAACGTGAAGCAGTTCAAGAGGAACGTCAGCGTGGAACTCGTTCGCAGAATGTTCGTACAGGCGATGATTTCAATCCAACCAGTTCAGTACGGGATTTAACGATAGATCGCATAATCgaagcagaacaaaaaagtGAGCAACTTAGTGGAGATAATGCTATACCATTCCTGCGCGTCGGACCCAATTCTATGGTTCAACCAGATTATAAAGGAGCAGTGTCACATCTGTGTCAAATGGTTAATAAGCAACTTTACCAAATGGTTGAATATGCTCGAAAAATGCCACACTTTGCTGAACTGCAACGTGATGACCAGGTCAATTTACTCAAAGCTGGTTGGAACGAACTACTTATAGCAAATGTAGCATGGTGTAGTATTGATTCTTTAGATGCTGATTATGCTACATCCGGGGGTCATGACACTTCATTCGGCCGTCGTTCACCTATACGTCAACCACAACAACTATTTCTCAATCataatttttcctatcatcgcaACAGCGCTATAAAAGCAGGAGTGGCGACCATATTTGATCGCATTCTTTCTGAGCTTAGCGTAAAAATGAAACGACTTAATATTGATCGCTCAGAACTTTCTTGCTTGAAAGCTATTATATTGTTTAATCCGGATATACGAGGTTTGAAGGGCCGCAATGATGTTGAGGTATGCAGAGAACAAGTATATGCTTGCCTAGATGAACACTGTCGCACTGAACATCCCAATGACGATAGTCGATTTGCACAACTCTTACTGCGGTTGCCTGCACTACGATCCATTAGCCTTAAGTGCCTGGatcatttgtttttctttcgcaTTATGGGTGATAAACCCTTAGATCAGCTTTTCTATGAACAACTTGACGCACAAATCTGCTAA
- the LOC128858143 gene encoding G-protein coupled receptor moody encodes MDYTSTVTNLANEDGTDKSGFSPALLTFAGVATFIIMIVGIFGNFLTVAALYKCPKVRNVAAAFIISLCMADLLFCAIVLPFSALRFIQGTWTHGSFLCKLIPFIQYGNIGVSLLCIAMITINRYVMIAHHGSYGKIYRKHWIAVMIIFCWAFSYGMQLPTLLGVWGKFDYDERLETCSIMSDNHGHSSKTTLFITAFLIPGMVIIACYTKIFWVVRQSELRLKKHANQQNSIPNNLRPTQTPTGTVVESEQNRMSSNFASDSSFSTDTKQDIMQKPSRIKDQREMRAKRNEWRITKMVLAIFLSFVICYLPITIAKVADKDVEHPNFHIFSYIMLYLSACVNPIIYVIMNKQYRKAYKTVIMCEPSKLLPFAKGTAAGSSAAEKWKDTALSNNHSRTMVSQMSVGEQQNSNPSNMQQQCSSMELTNKAPSPDPLANANAIMEESRTYKNNPQVLPASMHITQVNSLANQSSLFTLRAPSKELNRIALVGGDIILEEEEEVATPTQLEPSTSKEEITTVKKDVAQKKAPYYGQNINVIPDNDVKLIDKTKI; translated from the exons GTTTTCCCCCGCTTTGTTAACATTTGCTGGAGTAGCAACTTTTATTATAATGATTGTAGGTATATTTGGCAACTTTCTCACCGTTGCTGCTTTGTATAAATGTCCAAAAGTCCGAAATGTGGCAGCGGCCTTCATCATaag CTTATGTATGGCCGATTTGCTGTTTTGTGCCATAGTGCTTCCCTTCAGTGCTTTGCGGTTTATTCAAGGCACTTGGACTCATGGAAGTTTTCTTTGTAAACTAATACCTTTCATCCAGTATGGAAACATTGGCGTCTCATTATTATGTATAGCAATGATTACAATTAACAG GTACGTTATGATTGCTCATCATGGTTCGTACGGGAAAATATACCGGAAGCATTGGATTGCGGTTATGATAATCTTCTGTTGGGCATTCTCATATGGCATGCAGCTACCTACTCTCCTAGGAGTATGGGGAAAATTTGATTATGATGAAAGGTTGGAAACCTGTTCGATAATGAGTGATAATCATGGACACAGCAGTAAAACTACACTTTTCATCACTGCATTCTTAATACCCGGTATGGTGATAATCGCTTGTTACACAAAAATATTCTGGGTTGTACGCCAATCAGAGTTACGATTGAAAAAACATGCGAATCAGCAAAATTCGATTCCAAATAATTTAAGACCCACACAAACACCTACGGGTACTGTTGTGGAAAGCGAGCAAAATCGAATGTCATCTAATTTTGCTTCAGACAGCAGCTTCTCCACTGATACAAAACAGGATATCATGCAGAAGCCCTCTCGCATTAAGGATCAACGAGAGATGAGGGCAAAACGAAATGAATGGCGTATTACAAAAATGGTGTTGGCTATATTTTTATCATTCGTAATTTGTTATCTGCCCATAACAATCGCCAAAGTAGCCGACAAAGATGTAGAGCAtccaaattttcatattttcagttACATAATGCTGTacttgtcggcctgtgtaaacCCAATTATCTATGTTATTATGAACAAACAATATAGAAAGGCCTACAAGACGGTAATTATGTGTGAACCTTCAAAACTATTGCCATTTGCAAAGGGAACCGCTGCAGGTAGTAGTGCTGCAG AGAAATGGAAAGATACCGCATTGAGCAACAACCACAGTCGAACAATGGTCTCGCAAATGTCAGTGGGAGAGCAACAAAATTCCAACCCGAGCAATATGCAACAACAGTGCAGTTCCATGGAATTAACGAACAAAGCGCCCTCCCCAGACCCATTagcaaatgcaaatgcaataATGGAGGAGAGCAGAACCTACAAAAACAACCCACAAGTGCTTCCAGCGTCGATGCACATAACCCAAGTAAATTCCCTAGCCAACCAATCGTCACTTTTCACGCTGAGAGCGCCGAGCAAGGAGCTGAATCGAATAGCTTTAGTCGGGGGCGACATAATTctcgaggaagaggaagaagtaGCAACGCCAACTCAACTGGAGCCATCAACCTCCAAAGAGGAAATAACAACAGTGAAAAAGGACGTTGCACAGAAGAAAGCCCCATATTATGGCCAAAACATAAATGTCATTCCAGATAATGACGTTAAGCTTATCGATAAGACAAAGATTTAA